A section of the Pimelobacter simplex genome encodes:
- a CDS encoding universal stress protein encodes MTTIDPSSIIVAADGSADSDRAVQWASEQAFLERRPLVVLTAVGIAGVPAVSWAGMGAAYAYQPDDLLTHGRAIADDARARAEHRHPGLAVSTVVQVGDPRQVLVDLSRGVHLIVLGSRGRGLFRSKLLGSVSASVSRDAACPVVVCRPGAEDRAPGDGAGLLVGADGTPESLPVLEHAFRLASLRDLPLTVMHCVWEQPGPTEEHRLLLGESIAGIRSAYPEVPVELRLASGLAEEALAAESVRWDLIVVGRHPVDTFLRLLTGAVATTLVERAQTTVAVVPQADPAPES; translated from the coding sequence ATGACCACCATCGACCCGTCCAGCATCATCGTCGCCGCGGACGGCTCCGCGGACTCCGACCGCGCGGTGCAGTGGGCCTCCGAGCAGGCGTTCCTGGAGCGCCGGCCGCTGGTCGTGCTGACCGCCGTGGGCATCGCCGGCGTACCGGCGGTGTCGTGGGCCGGGATGGGCGCGGCCTACGCCTACCAGCCCGACGACCTGCTCACCCACGGCCGCGCGATCGCCGACGACGCCCGGGCCCGCGCCGAGCACCGGCACCCGGGCCTGGCGGTGAGCACGGTCGTCCAGGTCGGCGACCCCCGCCAGGTGCTCGTCGACCTGTCCCGCGGCGTGCACCTCATCGTGCTGGGCTCGCGCGGGCGCGGGCTGTTCCGCAGCAAGCTGCTCGGCTCGGTGAGCGCGTCGGTCAGCCGCGACGCCGCCTGCCCGGTCGTCGTGTGCCGGCCCGGCGCCGAGGACCGCGCGCCCGGCGACGGGGCCGGCCTGCTCGTCGGCGCCGACGGGACGCCGGAGTCGCTGCCCGTGCTGGAGCACGCCTTCCGGCTCGCCTCGCTGCGCGACCTGCCGCTCACCGTCATGCACTGCGTGTGGGAGCAGCCCGGGCCGACCGAGGAGCACCGGCTGCTGCTGGGCGAGAGCATCGCCGGCATCCGCTCGGCCTATCCCGAGGTTCCCGTCGAGCTCCGCCTCGCCAGCGGCCTGGCCGAGGAGGCGCTCGCCGCCGAGAGCGTGCGCTGGGACCTCATCGTCGTCGGCCGGCACCCGGTCGACACCTTCCTGCGCCTGCTCACCGGCGCCGTCGCGACGACGCTCGTCGAGCGGGCGCAGACCACCGTGGCCGTCGTCCCCCAGGCCGACCCGGCCCCCGAGAGCTGA
- a CDS encoding universal stress protein yields the protein MNPSIQPGSIVVAADGSKHADRALLWAAAQAQAEHRPVVVVSADEGDVHAINAEAVRRVAEAAPDAEVVGLTAPGDPRGVLVELSTDASMIVLGSRGRGTVRSMLLGSVSAAVSRLALCPVVVCRPPAEDGPGAGVLIGVDGTPESGPVLELGFAHAALHGRPVTVVHCVWDVMAAVAGLRNVRVEDLDLGEGDEAHRLLAASVAGFQEKYPDVPVTLRVTHGLVDEVLGGRSAAWDLVVVGRHPLDSVGRLAVGSIATAVVERARTTVAVVPVPRDQPPG from the coding sequence ATGAACCCGTCGATCCAGCCCGGCAGCATCGTCGTCGCCGCCGACGGCTCGAAGCACGCCGACCGGGCCCTGCTGTGGGCCGCCGCCCAGGCGCAGGCCGAGCACCGGCCGGTGGTCGTGGTCAGCGCCGACGAGGGCGACGTCCACGCCATCAACGCCGAGGCCGTACGCCGGGTGGCCGAGGCCGCCCCCGACGCCGAGGTCGTCGGCCTGACCGCGCCCGGCGACCCGCGCGGCGTCCTCGTCGAGCTGTCCACGGACGCCTCGATGATCGTCCTCGGCTCCCGGGGCCGCGGCACCGTGCGCAGCATGCTGCTCGGCTCGGTGAGCGCCGCGGTCAGCCGGCTCGCGCTGTGCCCCGTCGTCGTGTGCCGCCCGCCGGCCGAGGACGGCCCGGGCGCCGGCGTCCTGATCGGCGTCGACGGCACGCCCGAGTCCGGACCGGTGCTCGAGCTGGGCTTCGCCCACGCGGCGCTGCACGGGCGCCCGGTCACCGTCGTGCACTGCGTGTGGGACGTGATGGCCGCGGTGGCGGGCCTGCGCAACGTCCGGGTCGAGGACCTCGACCTCGGCGAGGGCGACGAGGCGCACCGGCTGCTCGCCGCGTCGGTGGCCGGCTTCCAGGAGAAGTACCCCGACGTCCCGGTAACCCTCCGGGTCACCCACGGCCTCGTCGACGAGGTCCTCGGCGGCCGCTCCGCCGCCTGGGACCTGGTCGTCGTCGGCCGGCACCCGCTCGACTCGGTCGGCCGGCTGGCCGTCGGCTCGATCGCGACCGCCGTGGTCGAGCGGGCCCGGACCACCGTCGCGGTGGTGCCGGTGCCGCGCGATCAGCCGCCCGGGTAG
- a CDS encoding TolB family protein, which produces MPINWNRTALAGGLVALLAVPAAVIVARGDDAGPADPAASPGSASAPAERAEVAAADLPALAFAANDGAGFRIAAVAPDGTGRVEVTAGRGMYPAWSPDGTELAYVGEHAAVTGTQLAVRVVAGDGEVRTVTTGTQVPSNLAFRSAGELYYEASLQATSGAAGISSTTSIDRVSTAGGNQRTAVYERGATYHPAWSPDGTRLAYVVAPGACEGARCGQPLVVRTGERSVRVVDHGVAANPSWSPDGTRIAFAWKPGTGAGAGRLGIWTVVPGRAPVRVTDGRADDEPTWSPEGDRIAFTRDCDVWVQDVAAGSGPARNVTATPGTCEISPTWRPEGAR; this is translated from the coding sequence ATGCCGATCAACTGGAACCGGACCGCCCTCGCCGGCGGGCTCGTCGCCCTGCTCGCCGTACCGGCGGCGGTGATCGTGGCCCGTGGCGACGACGCCGGACCTGCCGACCCCGCCGCCTCGCCCGGGTCGGCCTCCGCTCCGGCCGAGCGCGCCGAGGTGGCCGCCGCGGACCTGCCCGCCCTGGCCTTCGCCGCCAACGACGGTGCGGGCTTCCGGATCGCCGCGGTCGCGCCCGACGGCACCGGCCGGGTCGAGGTCACCGCCGGACGCGGGATGTACCCGGCCTGGTCGCCCGACGGCACCGAGCTCGCCTACGTCGGCGAGCACGCCGCGGTGACCGGCACCCAGCTCGCCGTGCGCGTGGTCGCCGGCGACGGCGAGGTCCGGACCGTCACGACCGGCACCCAGGTGCCCTCGAACCTCGCCTTCCGCTCGGCCGGCGAGCTCTACTACGAGGCCTCGCTGCAGGCGACCTCCGGCGCCGCGGGCATCAGCTCGACGACCTCGATCGACCGGGTCTCGACCGCGGGCGGCAACCAGCGCACCGCGGTCTACGAGCGCGGCGCGACCTACCACCCGGCGTGGTCGCCGGACGGGACCCGGCTCGCCTACGTGGTCGCGCCCGGCGCGTGCGAGGGCGCGCGCTGCGGGCAGCCGCTCGTCGTACGGACGGGGGAGCGGAGCGTCCGGGTCGTCGACCACGGCGTCGCGGCCAACCCGAGCTGGTCGCCGGACGGCACCCGGATCGCCTTCGCCTGGAAGCCCGGCACCGGCGCCGGAGCCGGCCGCCTCGGCATCTGGACCGTCGTCCCGGGACGGGCGCCGGTGCGGGTCACCGACGGCCGGGCCGACGACGAGCCGACCTGGTCGCCCGAGGGGGACCGGATCGCGTTCACCCGTGACTGCGACGTGTGGGTCCAGGACGTCGCGGCGGGCTCCGGTCCGGCGCGCAATGTCACCGCGACGCCCGGTACCTGCGAGATCTCGCCGACCTGGCGCCCGGAGGGTGCGCGATGA
- the cydD gene encoding thiol reductant ABC exporter subunit CydD — protein MKPSDPRLRALLAPARTGLAGVVAAGVLGGLVVIAQAWAVAGLVVAVLRDEPLGGWMLAVAGVLALRALTGTAADLCAARAAAVVSTTLRHRLVRAAVDRPDATAGSGEVAVLATRGVAAAEPYVTRYVPALVVAAVLPPLTVVVIATQDLLSAVIVLCTLPLVPVFGALVGLATRDRAEEQWRAMASLSGHFLDVVRGLPTLVAHRRARAQSGRIAEVTDRYRRASLRTLRIAFASSAVLELVATLSVALVAVTVGVRLASGSIELPTALVVLLLAPEAYWPLRRVGAEFHAAAEGAATFTEAHDLLAPGTTAPVLDAPAPRHAPLVLDGVGVTYPGRTLPAVHDVSALVPARGITALVGPSGCGKSTLLAAVAGLRPVSTGTITAGGHPVGGPSWQAQVAWLPQQPRFVAGSVADNLRLSRPDADDALLWSVLREVALEERVRALPHGLATPLGEDGATLSAGERARLALARVVLADRPWVLLDEPTAHLDDLTEQVIADTIVALGERSGVLVVAHRPRLVGLAGHRIVLPAPAPAPAPAPAPAAVVPSALPEPVAAQADLDGSGERRMLAGAAVLGALASASGVALTATAGWLIVQASTRPAVLTLLVAVVGVRAFGLARPVLRYAERLRSHDAALRMLARRRVEVYDALVPLVPARLGHLGRRRGDVLASVVDDVDSVVDRQLRVRMPLVQLALVGLLATAVATLLHPPAGPVVAGAALTGTLAFVLARHGARSAERWLVGLRAELSASVVEAVQVADELRMWQRGLPTADRVAATSARMGLAATTAARWLAGARAVVLLGSGAAVVGAAAVSAGAVASGTLSGPVMALLVLLPLALADVALPCAEAGLLAARTAAADDRLRALEHIAPAVADVPGRADAVGHDLALDAMTARWETRAPLTHPVSLDLRPGDRVAVVGPSGSGKSTLAAVLLRFLDPAGGRAALGGAPLEHLAPDDVRRQVGLVDDHPHVFATTVAENVRLARPGASDADVEAALRQAHLGPWLDALPDGLGTWVGTGHGDVSGGERARIGIARSLLADQPVLVLDEPTAHLDHATAVALADEVLGGARGRSVLWITHTAAGLDLVDRVVALDVPLGAEGPGTPRASGRGPRPPSGRRVEP, from the coding sequence ATGAAGCCCTCGGACCCGCGCCTGCGCGCGCTGCTCGCCCCCGCCCGCACCGGCCTCGCCGGTGTCGTGGCGGCGGGCGTGCTCGGCGGTCTCGTGGTGATCGCCCAGGCCTGGGCGGTCGCCGGGCTCGTCGTGGCGGTGCTGCGCGACGAGCCGCTGGGCGGCTGGATGCTGGCGGTCGCCGGCGTCCTGGCGCTGCGGGCGCTCACCGGCACGGCGGCCGACCTCTGCGCGGCCCGCGCGGCCGCCGTGGTCAGCACGACGCTGCGCCACCGGCTGGTCCGCGCCGCCGTCGACCGGCCGGACGCGACAGCCGGGTCCGGCGAGGTCGCCGTCCTCGCCACCCGTGGCGTCGCGGCGGCCGAGCCGTACGTCACCCGCTACGTCCCCGCCCTCGTGGTCGCGGCGGTGCTGCCGCCGCTGACGGTCGTGGTGATCGCGACGCAGGACCTGCTCAGCGCGGTCATCGTGCTGTGCACCCTGCCGCTGGTGCCGGTCTTCGGCGCCCTGGTCGGCCTCGCCACCCGCGACCGTGCCGAGGAGCAGTGGCGTGCGATGGCCTCGCTGTCCGGGCACTTCCTCGACGTCGTACGGGGGCTGCCGACGCTCGTCGCGCACCGCCGCGCCCGGGCCCAGTCGGGCCGGATCGCGGAGGTCACCGACCGCTACCGGCGAGCCTCGCTCCGCACCCTGCGGATCGCGTTCGCCTCGTCCGCCGTCCTCGAGCTCGTCGCGACGCTCTCAGTCGCGCTGGTCGCGGTCACGGTCGGCGTCCGGCTGGCGTCCGGGTCGATCGAGCTGCCGACGGCGCTCGTCGTGCTGCTGCTCGCGCCGGAGGCCTACTGGCCGCTGCGCCGGGTCGGCGCGGAGTTCCACGCCGCCGCCGAGGGGGCCGCCACGTTCACCGAGGCGCACGACCTCCTCGCCCCCGGTACGACGGCCCCGGTCCTCGACGCCCCCGCACCCCGGCACGCCCCGCTCGTCCTCGACGGCGTCGGCGTCACCTACCCGGGCCGGACCCTGCCCGCCGTCCACGACGTCTCCGCCCTGGTCCCCGCCCGCGGGATCACCGCGCTGGTCGGCCCCTCGGGCTGCGGCAAGTCCACGCTGCTCGCGGCGGTCGCGGGCCTGCGCCCCGTCTCGACCGGCACGATCACCGCCGGCGGGCACCCGGTGGGCGGGCCGTCCTGGCAGGCCCAGGTCGCCTGGCTCCCCCAGCAGCCGCGGTTCGTGGCCGGCAGCGTCGCCGACAACCTCCGGCTCTCGCGCCCGGACGCGGACGACGCGCTGCTCTGGTCGGTGCTGCGCGAGGTCGCGCTCGAGGAGCGGGTCCGCGCGCTCCCCCACGGGCTCGCCACCCCGCTGGGTGAGGACGGCGCCACCCTCTCGGCCGGCGAGCGCGCCCGGCTGGCCCTGGCCCGGGTGGTCCTGGCGGACCGGCCGTGGGTGCTGCTGGACGAGCCGACCGCCCACCTCGACGACCTCACCGAGCAGGTCATCGCCGACACGATCGTCGCACTGGGCGAGCGCAGTGGCGTCCTGGTCGTCGCGCACCGGCCGCGGCTGGTCGGGCTGGCCGGCCACCGGATCGTGCTGCCGGCGCCCGCTCCCGCGCCTGCCCCGGCACCGGCCCCCGCGGCCGTCGTCCCGTCGGCGCTCCCGGAGCCCGTCGCGGCCCAGGCCGACCTCGACGGCTCCGGCGAGCGCCGGATGCTCGCCGGTGCCGCCGTGCTCGGCGCGCTCGCGTCGGCCTCCGGGGTCGCGCTCACCGCGACCGCCGGCTGGCTGATCGTCCAGGCCTCGACCCGGCCCGCGGTGCTCACGCTGCTCGTCGCGGTCGTCGGGGTGCGGGCGTTCGGCCTGGCCCGTCCGGTGCTCCGCTACGCCGAGCGGCTGCGCTCCCACGACGCCGCCCTGCGGATGCTCGCCCGCCGCCGCGTCGAGGTGTACGACGCCCTCGTCCCCCTGGTCCCCGCCCGGCTCGGTCATCTCGGCCGGCGCCGCGGCGACGTGCTCGCCAGCGTCGTCGACGACGTCGACAGCGTGGTCGACCGGCAGCTGCGGGTCCGGATGCCGCTGGTCCAGCTCGCCCTCGTCGGCCTGCTCGCCACGGCCGTCGCGACGCTGCTGCACCCGCCCGCCGGACCTGTCGTCGCCGGCGCCGCGCTGACCGGCACGCTCGCCTTCGTCCTGGCCCGCCACGGCGCCCGCAGCGCCGAGCGCTGGCTGGTCGGGCTGCGCGCCGAGCTGTCGGCGTCCGTCGTCGAGGCGGTGCAGGTCGCCGACGAGCTGCGCATGTGGCAGCGCGGCCTGCCGACCGCCGACCGGGTCGCCGCGACGAGCGCCCGGATGGGTCTCGCCGCGACCACCGCCGCCCGCTGGCTGGCCGGCGCCCGGGCGGTCGTGCTCCTCGGCAGCGGGGCCGCCGTCGTCGGCGCCGCCGCGGTGAGCGCCGGTGCCGTCGCGAGCGGGACGCTGTCCGGCCCGGTGATGGCGCTGCTGGTCCTGCTCCCGCTCGCGCTCGCCGACGTGGCGCTCCCCTGCGCCGAAGCCGGCCTGCTCGCCGCCCGCACCGCCGCGGCCGACGACCGCCTGCGCGCGCTGGAGCACATCGCGCCGGCGGTGGCCGACGTCCCCGGCCGGGCCGACGCGGTTGGTCACGACCTCGCGCTCGACGCGATGACCGCCCGCTGGGAGACCCGCGCCCCGCTGACCCACCCGGTCTCGCTGGACCTGCGCCCGGGCGACCGCGTCGCCGTGGTCGGTCCGTCGGGCTCCGGCAAGAGCACGCTGGCCGCGGTGCTGCTGCGCTTCCTCGACCCCGCGGGCGGTCGCGCCGCGCTCGGGGGCGCGCCGCTGGAGCACCTCGCCCCCGACGACGTACGGCGCCAGGTCGGTCTCGTCGACGACCACCCCCACGTCTTCGCCACCACGGTGGCCGAGAACGTCCGCCTGGCCCGGCCCGGCGCGAGCGACGCCGACGTCGAGGCGGCGCTGCGCCAGGCCCACCTCGGCCCCTGGCTCGACGCGCTGCCCGACGGGCTCGGCACCTGGGTCGGCACCGGCCACGGCGACGTCTCCGGCGGCGAGCGCGCGCGGATCGGCATCGCCCGCTCGCTGCTGGCCGACCAGCCGGTGCTCGTCCTCGACGAGCCGACCGCGCACCTGGACCACGCGACGGCCGTCGCGCTGGCGGACGAGGTGCTCGGCGGCGCGCGCGGCCGCTCGGTCCTGTGGATCACGCATACCGCCGCCGGGCTCGACCTGGTCGACCGGGTGGTGGCGCTCGACGTACCGCTGGGGGCCGAAGGTCCCGGCACCCCGAGGGCCTCGGGCCGTGGTCCGCGACCCCCGTCCGGGAGGAGGGTGGAGCCATGA
- a CDS encoding TIGR03943 family putative permease subunit: MPTPLTVVLAAWAGLFAYLEVSGRWSEFLAARVAWIVPVAALLFGAAALAHGYAARHRPRPPSSWRTASLSVAGILPVLLVVAVPIDPLSSFAAERRSAYSTATFASVAPPRAGETLTFQQLVAAAGSAETRAALAERAGEAVDLVGIVTEPGEGGFRLTRFVVACCVVDATVAQVDVRPAAGTPAADLAENAWVRVTGTLAVDDEGLPSLVDAEVAPTERPNPPYLYPGG, from the coding sequence ATGCCTACCCCGCTCACCGTCGTGCTCGCCGCCTGGGCCGGCCTGTTCGCCTACCTGGAGGTCTCCGGCCGGTGGTCGGAGTTCCTCGCCGCGCGGGTCGCGTGGATCGTCCCGGTCGCGGCGCTACTGTTCGGCGCCGCCGCCCTCGCCCACGGGTACGCCGCCCGGCACCGCCCGCGACCGCCGTCCTCCTGGCGGACCGCGAGCCTCAGCGTCGCCGGGATCCTGCCGGTGCTGCTGGTGGTCGCGGTCCCGATCGACCCGCTGTCGTCGTTCGCGGCGGAGCGCCGCTCGGCGTACTCGACGGCGACCTTCGCCTCGGTCGCGCCGCCCCGGGCGGGCGAGACCCTGACGTTCCAGCAGCTCGTCGCCGCGGCCGGCTCGGCCGAGACCCGCGCGGCGCTCGCCGAGCGCGCCGGCGAGGCCGTGGACCTCGTCGGGATCGTGACCGAGCCCGGCGAGGGAGGCTTCCGGCTGACCCGGTTCGTGGTGGCCTGCTGCGTGGTGGACGCGACGGTCGCCCAGGTCGACGTCCGGCCCGCGGCCGGTACGCCGGCCGCGGACCTCGCGGAGAACGCCTGGGTCCGGGTCACCGGCACGCTCGCCGTGGACGACGAGGGCCTGCCCTCGCTCGTCGACGCGGAGGTCGCGCCGACCGAGCGGCCGAACCCGCCCTACCTCTACCCGGGCGGCTGA
- a CDS encoding permease, producing MTDVRVPVLDRPAEPTAARRVDPTWPLLGAALALVVVLRSVDVPAIGWLNNFLLVYVGLLVEAVPFVLLGAAVSAAIEVYVSVEAFGRLARAPRAAQVAVASCGGLLLPVCECGSVPVARRLLLRGLTPSAAITFMLAAPIVNPVVILSTWFAFRGRTSEGLMVGGRVVLGLTIAVVTGLVMARALERRPLAPSSAPQAGASGHDHGDHGDHDHGTHDRPSRPRRLAEHTGAEFLAMMKYMLIGAAVAAALQTFIPQRSIDTVATATLLAIPAMMVFAYVLSLCSESDALFIASFVQFSPAAQLAFLAFGPMLDTKLTAMYVGAFGPAHARRLVVTITVTTLVLCLWLQAALLVW from the coding sequence ATGACCGACGTCCGCGTCCCCGTCCTGGACCGGCCGGCCGAGCCGACGGCGGCCCGGCGGGTCGACCCGACGTGGCCGCTGCTCGGCGCGGCGCTCGCGCTCGTCGTCGTGCTGCGGAGCGTGGACGTGCCGGCGATCGGCTGGCTCAACAACTTCCTGCTCGTGTACGTCGGCCTGCTCGTCGAGGCGGTGCCCTTCGTGCTGCTCGGCGCCGCGGTCTCGGCGGCGATCGAGGTCTATGTCTCGGTCGAGGCGTTCGGCCGGCTGGCCCGGGCCCCGCGCGCCGCGCAGGTCGCGGTCGCCAGCTGCGGCGGACTGCTGCTGCCGGTCTGCGAGTGCGGCTCGGTACCGGTGGCCCGGCGGCTGCTGCTGCGCGGGCTGACCCCGTCGGCGGCGATCACCTTCATGCTGGCCGCGCCGATCGTCAACCCGGTGGTGATCCTGTCGACCTGGTTCGCCTTCCGCGGCCGGACCAGCGAGGGGCTCATGGTCGGCGGCCGGGTGGTGCTCGGGCTGACCATCGCCGTGGTCACCGGCCTGGTGATGGCCCGGGCCCTGGAGCGCCGGCCGCTCGCGCCGTCGTCGGCGCCGCAGGCGGGCGCCTCCGGCCACGACCACGGTGACCACGGTGACCACGACCACGGCACGCACGACCGCCCGAGCCGCCCGCGCCGCCTGGCCGAGCACACCGGCGCCGAGTTCCTGGCGATGATGAAGTACATGCTCATCGGCGCCGCCGTCGCCGCCGCGCTCCAGACGTTCATCCCGCAGCGCAGCATCGACACCGTCGCCACCGCCACGCTGCTCGCGATCCCGGCGATGATGGTGTTCGCCTACGTGCTCTCGCTGTGCTCGGAGTCCGACGCCCTCTTCATCGCGTCGTTCGTGCAGTTCAGCCCGGCGGCCCAGCTGGCCTTCCTGGCGTTCGGGCCGATGCTCGACACCAAGCTCACCGCCATGTACGTCGGCGCGTTCGGCCCCGCCCACGCCCGCCGCCTGGTCGTCACGATCACCGTGACGACGCTGGTCCTGTGCCTGTGGCTCCAAGCCGCGCTGCTGGTGTGGTGA